In the genome of Bubalus kerabau isolate K-KA32 ecotype Philippines breed swamp buffalo chromosome 8, PCC_UOA_SB_1v2, whole genome shotgun sequence, one region contains:
- the LOC129659550 gene encoding heterogeneous nuclear ribonucleoproteins A2/B1-like isoform X1, whose translation MEKTLETVPLERKKREKEQIRKLFIGGLSFETTEESLRNYYEQWGKRTDCVVMRDPASKRSRGFGFVTFSSMAEVDAAMAARPHSIDGRVVEPKRAVAREESGKPGAHVTVKKLFVGGIKEDTEEHHLRDYFEEYGKIDTIEIITDRQSGKKRGFGFVTFDDHDPVDKSVLQKYHTINGHNAEVRKALSRQEMQEVQSSRSGRGGNFGFGGSRGGSGNFGPGPESNFRGGSDGYGSGHGFGDGYNGYGGGPGGGNFGGSPGYGGGRGGYGGGGPGYGNQGGGYGGGYDKYGGGNYGSGNYNDFGNYNQQPSNYGPMKSGNFGGSRNMGGPYGGGNYGPGGSGGSGGYGGRSRY comes from the coding sequence ATGGAGAAAACTTTAGAAACTGTTCCTTtggagaggaaaaagagagaaaaggaacaaaTCCGTAAACTCTTTATTGGTGGCTTGAGCTTTGAAACTACAGAAGAAAGTTTGAGGAACTACTACGAGCAATGGGGAAAACGTACAGATTGTGTGGTAATGAGGGATCCTGCAAGCAAAAGATCAAGAGGATTTGGTTTTGTGACTTTTTCTTCCATGGCTGAAGTTGATGCTGCCATGGCTGCAAGACCTCATTCAATTGATGGGAGAGTGGTTGAGCCAAAACGTGCTGTTGCAAGAGAGGAATCTGGAAAGCCAGGGGCTCATGTAACTGTGAAGAAGCTGTTTGTTGGTGGAATTAAGGAAGATACTGAGGAACATCATCTTAGAGATTACTTTGAGGAATATGGAAAAATTGATACCATTGAGATAATTACTGACAGGCAGTCTGGAAAGAAAAGAGGCTTTGGATTTGTTACTTTTGATGACCATGATCCTGTGGATAAGAGTGTGTTGCAAAAATACCATACTATCAATGGTCATAATGCAGAAGTAAGAAAGGCTTTGTCTAGACAAGAAATGCAGGAAGTCCAAAGTTCTAGAAGTGGAAGAGGAGGCAACTTTGGTTTTGGAGGTTCTCGTGGTGGCAGTGGAAATTTTGGACCAGGACCAGAAAGTAACTTTAGAGGAGGATCTGATGGATATGGAAGTGGCCATGGATTTGGAGATGGCTATAATGGGtatggaggaggacctggaggtGGCAATTTTGGAGGTAGCCCTGGttatggaggaggaagaggaggatatGGTGGTGGAGGACCTGGATATGGCAACCAGGGTGGGGGCTACGGAGGTGGTTATGACAAATATGGAGGAGGAAATTACGGGAGTGGAAATtacaatgattttggaaattATAACCAACAACCTTCTAACTATGGTCCAATGAAGAGTGGAAATTTTGGTGGTAGCAGGAACATGGGGGGACCATATGGTGGAGGAAACTATGGTCCAGGAGGCAGTGGAGGAAGTGGG
- the LOC129659550 gene encoding heterogeneous nuclear ribonucleoproteins A2/B1-like isoform X2 yields MEKTLETVPLERKKREKEQIRKLFIGGLSFETTEESLRNYYEQWGKRTDCVVMRDPASKRSRGFGFVTFSSMAEVDAAMAARPHSIDGRVVEPKRAVAREESGKPGAHVTVKKLFVGGIKEDTEEHHLRDYFEEYGKIDTIEIITDRQSGKKRGFGFVTFDDHDPVDKSVLQKYHTINGHNAEVRKALSRQEMQEVQSSRSGRGGNFGFGGSRGGSGNFGPGPESNFRGGSDGYGSGHGFGDGYNGYGGGPGGNYGSGNYNDFGNYNQQPSNYGPMKSGNFGGSRNMGGPYGGGNYGPGGSGGSGGYGGRSRY; encoded by the exons ATGGAGAAAACTTTAGAAACTGTTCCTTtggagaggaaaaagagagaaaaggaacaaaTCCGTAAACTCTTTATTGGTGGCTTGAGCTTTGAAACTACAGAAGAAAGTTTGAGGAACTACTACGAGCAATGGGGAAAACGTACAGATTGTGTGGTAATGAGGGATCCTGCAAGCAAAAGATCAAGAGGATTTGGTTTTGTGACTTTTTCTTCCATGGCTGAAGTTGATGCTGCCATGGCTGCAAGACCTCATTCAATTGATGGGAGAGTGGTTGAGCCAAAACGTGCTGTTGCAAGAGAGGAATCTGGAAAGCCAGGGGCTCATGTAACTGTGAAGAAGCTGTTTGTTGGTGGAATTAAGGAAGATACTGAGGAACATCATCTTAGAGATTACTTTGAGGAATATGGAAAAATTGATACCATTGAGATAATTACTGACAGGCAGTCTGGAAAGAAAAGAGGCTTTGGATTTGTTACTTTTGATGACCATGATCCTGTGGATAAGAGTGTGTTGCAAAAATACCATACTATCAATGGTCATAATGCAGAAGTAAGAAAGGCTTTGTCTAGACAAGAAATGCAGGAAGTCCAAAGTTCTAGAAGTGGAAGAGGAGGCAACTTTGGTTTTGGAGGTTCTCGTGGTGGCAGTGGAAATTTTGGACCAGGACCAGAAAGTAACTTTAGAGGAGGATCTGATGGATATGGAAGTGGCCATGGATTTGGAGATGGCTATAATGGGtatggaggaggacctggag GAAATTACGGGAGTGGAAATtacaatgattttggaaattATAACCAACAACCTTCTAACTATGGTCCAATGAAGAGTGGAAATTTTGGTGGTAGCAGGAACATGGGGGGACCATATGGTGGAGGAAACTATGGTCCAGGAGGCAGTGGAGGAAGTGGG